Genomic window (Gavia stellata isolate bGavSte3 chromosome 35, bGavSte3.hap2, whole genome shotgun sequence):
GTGAAGGACCAGCGCTGGTGGGGGTCCGCTACGTTGCAGGGAACCATCGCCGGGTGCTTCCCTCGTGCCGTCAAGCACGTACCGGTGGCCGGGTTTTTAATCAGCCAGTCCTGTcgcaaaaataaaaaaagacgGCATCAGCTCAGCGATGCCGGTGGGATGAAGAAAGGATGCGGCCGAGGGGAAGCGGCAGAGAAGCATCATCATGGCGGGGATGGTGCCGCCATCCCCTTGGGTGACTCGCGGGATGGAGAAGCATCTCCTCACCTGCGCCAGGTCCCACTCCTCGCTGGCTGGCACCCGCCCGGGCTTCCCTCGGTACTGGCAGTCGCCCAGCTGGGCCGAGCCCGAGCCCAAGCCCGCCCGCAAGCAGAGCTCCTTCCCGATGTTGTGCCGCAGCTCCCGCTGGCTCGTGTACTCAAAATACTGGGGGGCAAGACCAGAGAGGGGACGTCACGCTGCTGCGCCCCGAGAAAGTAACccccaggggaaaaaacagggggggctgcaggagggggaAACGCCGGGGGTTGATGGGCGCCCACCTGGTTGCCCCCCATCCCGTGGCAGGGGTACATGATGAGTGGTTTCCCACCGTGGTTGTTCTCACCGACATCCAGGCAGCTCTTGGTGCCCTCGTTTTTTATCTGTAGGAGGCAAAAAAAAGGGGTAGGAGGGTGAGCCGGGCTCCCACATCCCGGGGTAGGGACCCGCCTTGGGTTTGGGCTTTGCAGGGCACTTAATTATCGCCGTACAAACACGATCCCGGTACTAGGTGCCGTGTCCGGGTCCCTTGTCCTTTCCAGGACGCAAGGAACACCCGCACCAATGCGTCCGTCCCACCGAGTCAAAGGTGAGAGCCGCCCGGGATGAGGTTTCAGGAAACAGAGGTGAATTAAAACCTGGACAGGAGCCAGCGCCCGGCCCTCGTCGCATCCAACGGCTGCTTTCACATCGCCCCGGCCGAGGAGGATCGGACTTAGACCCCAACACCCAGCTCGGAGGAAAGGGGCTATTTTTGGCAGCTCCATCCTCGGGGTTGGAGCTGGCGCTCCGCATCCTGCCCGTCCCCAGCTCGGTTTTTCAAGTCCGCCCTGTGCATGCCAACGCCTGCCCAGTGTTCATGCAAGCTTTCAGCTTTTTCGCCCAATTTAACCCAATGCCACGTCCCTGTGGGTCCCCCACCCCGTAACTGGCCCCAAACCAGCTCTGCCGGATTCCAGCCCTTTTGCCGTCAGCCAGAGCCCGAACCGGCCCCGGTGACGGACGCGGCTGCACCAAAACCCCTCCAGCACGCTGGTTTAAatgcaaaacccccaaacccaacctTCTGGGGACTTCACTGCCGTGGCTATTTCTAGCCAAGGACTGAGCCCAGTGGGATGCTCCGGGCACCCCTGGACTTACCGCACCGTAAAAAGTTGGAGTCAGGTCGGGAACGAACATCTCCGGGTAGACAGTCTGGAGGTACCAGGTGAAGTTCTTGCAGTGGAGCTGCTCCCTCAGCTTGCGCCGGTCTGTAATGTCACCATACGTCTTCTATCGACAAAGTCACGTGAGAAAATTAACCTAACCTCTGAagccagcaaggaaaaaaaaccaaaaagccctCCCGAGCCGGGGCTCAGAGCCGAGGGGCCCTCCCGGCTTTGGCGTCGTCCGTCACGGCATGCCCAGGACTGAGAGCGGTGGTGGGGTCTTGCAAGACGTTCCCGGTCCCTGGCAGGTACTCTCAGGCTCCGGCCGCTCACCGAGAGGGTTGGGACATTTTGGCATCACAGCACAACGTTTTGGTgttgtaaaaaaattaaattaaaaaaaaaaaattaaaaaaaatcatgtttttctACTAGAAAACATTATGGccaaatagaaaatgtaaaaaaatcactttttggCTACATCTTTCCACCGGCATTTGCTTCCCCACCTCCAGGCTGAGcccacctcctccctctgctcAGGCCTGAGCTCCCAGCAGGATCAGCCCCACCCCGGAGAACTGGAAGCCCGCCGGCGTGCCTGGTACCTCTCTGGCCATCTGAGCGGCTTGCTGGTTCCTCCTGTAGAAGATCTCCTTGTAGTCGTCCATCCAGACCTCGGCCAGGCGGACCTGGTTCCTGGAGATGACCTGGGTGCCCTTGGGGAAGGTGTGGGGGCTCTTGGAGCGGAAGACGTGACCCACGACGGAGCAAGGGATGATCTCGACTTGACCCCCACACTGCCAGACCTGTGGGGAGGCAACGCCTGAGACATGGGGGGatccaacccccccaccccgtgcccCCCAACAAGGGGCATCCCTGAAGGCGCCCTTTGAAGACGGTACCGACCCATCCTTACCCTGAAGGACATTTCCACGTTCTCGCCCCCCCAGATCTCCATCTGATCGTCGTAGGAGCCGATGTGCTCGAAGTAGGACCTGGAGATGGCGAAGAGGCCACCGGCGAAGGTCGGGGACCTACGGGCGAGGGAGAAGGGGGGCAAAATagggttaaaataaaaatagaaaagcagaagtCTGAATTTTGGGGACATCATGGCCCTCACGGTGGGTGTGAGCACTTTGcagctgtgtcccccccccatctccctgtcccatccagctgtgccccaGATGTGGTGGCTTTGGCGGAGGGGCCGGTGGCGGCGGTGGCAGCGTGACACCGAGGGGCCTCGCCGCCAGCTCTCGGCTCAAAGCAAAAGGGGGATATTGTTACCGAAAACCTATCGCCGAAAAGAAGGGGGGAGATTAGAGCGCAGCGGCTGGCGCCCCATTCACTCCTCCGGCTTCTCTAATCTTTTCCATCTGATCTTTAGAAGAGGCTGGAACAGAAACTTGCttttattcaggaaaaataaaaaaaaaaaaaaaaggattcgCTGAGCCGCCACGTTCCTGCCGAGCGGAGATGAGACGCCGCCGGGAGCCAAACTGCCGGCTTGCGGTAAAAGGGACCTTTATTGGGACGGGGACGTCTCCCGGGTGACCTCTGCACaaagccagccctgctgccggCCAGGGGACGGGATGCAGACGGGGCCAGGCAGGGTGTCCGGTATCTCCCGGTGGGAGCACCCGGCTTATCGTGGGGCACCGAGGGAGATGTGCGGCAGGAAAATCCATTCAGGGTTTCTCTGTATTAAAATAAGGGGGTAAAATAGGGGGTTTTGGTACAGTCCGACCCGCAGGTGACATGATGTTGCTGCTGTGCCAGCCTGTGCCCGGGTATCAAAGAACAAGATGATACAAGACAGCAATTAACTCCTTAACGAGAGACTTTGCAGGAGCGGAGAGATGGCTGGAGGCAATTCAAAGGTGTTTTTGCAAAAGGTCCTTTATGGCTCCACCTTCACCAGACCCCAGGGGAGGtttctcctctgccagccccccgGCTCTGACTGTGCCTGAGCATCCTCTCCTGGGATCCCTCAAGCCGAGCATCCCACAAGGGAAGCTCCGCCGGGAAGGGACAGCATCGCCCACCCAGAGGCACCAAAACCAACAGGGAAAGCCCCCAATTTGttgaaaaaaggaacaaaaacgACCAGAGGAAGGGGCACAGGGCACCCAGCTCTTTGTCACCCCTGGCCGTGCCTCCCTAAGCACCCCGCAGCAGCCACGCACGCTCAGCCCGTTCTTTTTGCAGCCTTTGGGTCTGGACACGGCGTTCCCAGGGCTTATCCAACCTTTGCTACCAGCACGCCAGCTCCAAAGGGGATAAAAATCCGCCCCCCTGCGATGGCTTACTTGATGGGGAAGGTCTCATCCTTCCTCCGCTGCCTCTCCCGGGGCGGGACGACCTCCCAGCCGAAAGTCAGGCTCCAGTCGAAGTTGCCCCGGCTGTGCTGTTTGCCGTTCTGGACGGGCTTGGAGAACTCGAAGGTGTTGAGATCGATGGTGGCGATGTCAGGGCTTACGACGGCTGTGGGCTCTTCGGCGATGCGGGATAAGAGGGGCTCCAGCCAGCCGTGAAAACACTCACCTGGGACGCGGGGAAGGGTTAAGCATTGAGTGGAGACAACTtcaccccaccccagccccctgGGGACCCCTGGGAGGTGGTGGGTGCTCACAGTGGGCATCCAGGAAGGTCAGGACCTCCCCGCTGGCCACGCTGGCCCCCAGCAGCCGCGCCGTGATCAGCCCTTTCCGCTCCTCCTGCCGCACGACTCGCACGATCTGGAGCTGCTCCACGTAGCGATCCAGCTCGTCCTTCAGGTAGTctggtggggggaaaaagagcaaCTGGCTCCATCGGAGCGGGGAGGTGCCAGTCCCTGCATCCCACCAGCTCACCCATCCCTGCCCCTTGCAGGAGCTCCCACTCAGACGCCGCACCCGCGTTCAGATCCGGGGACACATGGAGCCTCCTTTCCCCAAAATCCAAGTGTTTTTTGgctaaaaaaaagggggttttgcAAAGGAGCCGgccacctgccctgcctatTCCCCCACTAGAGAGGGATCAGGGGAACAACGGGGTGAGAAGGTCTCGTGCCCTGCGGTTGAAGCATCACCGGGACCGAGCGGATGAGCTGTCACCGAGGGAAGGGACAGCGGACAAGGTGTCACCGAGGGAAGTTGGGAtttccctccttccttggcagaCACAGCCAAGCCAAAAGCTGGGAATGGCCAAGCGAGAGCTGGGATGTTCGGAGACCCGTCCTTGGAAGGGACCCTAAGTCTCACGAGCATCCGACCTGTGTCCCCACTGCAGCGGGAGCCAAGCTCACGGGCGATAAAGCCCTGCACCGCCCCGAGGTTTTTGCTCCCAGGGAGCCCGTGCAGAGGCCGCGGGCGGAAAGTCCGCTCCTCTCCAGCGCCCTGATGCTGAACCACATCGTTAATTTGCTCTGGGTGCAGCTAATGAGGATTGCAGCCTGGCGAGCAAGCCTGCCGGCGGACGGGGTATTTGCAGGATGCGGGAGGAGTCCCCGTTTTTTTCTCCAGGGCTGGGTTAACAGCAGCGCCGGAGAAGGGAAAAACCCTGACAGCGCTCCTGGGCGGATGCGAAACTAGGTGGAAGAACTGTCGGATGCATCCCGGGCTGCTCGGAGACTCGGCATGAGCCACTTCTCCTCTGAGTGGCTCAGAACCGCTGCTCCGGGGATGGAGATACGCTCGGCATCTCCCCGCATCCCGCCACGGCTCCCGCATCCCGCCATGGCTCCCGCATCCCACCACGGCTCCCACCCACCATCCGTGCTGGCATCGTCCACCAAGATGATCTCCTTCAGCAGGAGGGCCGGGGAGGTGTGCAGGACGCTGTACACCGTCCGCAGCAGCGTCGACCAAGCTTCGTTATGGAAGACGATGACGACGCTGGTGGTGGGCAGGGGGGGGCACCGCTTGAATTTCTGGTCGATGCACCTCCGAGAGAGAAGAGCAGCGGTCTAAGCAAGACGgggggagc
Coding sequences:
- the GALNT6 gene encoding polypeptide N-acetylgalactosaminyltransferase 6 — translated: MRLFRRRYSPLKVALVGAVFVIFVFILQKDVGNKDPSEEPWLKNIVQGKDQVLDLMLGAVNNIRDSMPKLQIGAPVRQEEPPSGARSCLPGVYTAAELRPLMERPPQDPASPGADGKAFKKDQWTPEETKEKERGYEKHCFNAFASDRISLQRALGPDSRPPECIDQKFKRCPPLPTTSVVIVFHNEAWSTLLRTVYSVLHTSPALLLKEIILVDDASTDDYLKDELDRYVEQLQIVRVVRQEERKGLITARLLGASVASGEVLTFLDAHCECFHGWLEPLLSRIAEEPTAVVSPDIATIDLNTFEFSKPVQNGKQHSRGNFDWSLTFGWEVVPPRERQRRKDETFPIKSPTFAGGLFAISRSYFEHIGSYDDQMEIWGGENVEMSFRVWQCGGQVEIIPCSVVGHVFRSKSPHTFPKGTQVISRNQVRLAEVWMDDYKEIFYRRNQQAAQMAREKTYGDITDRRKLREQLHCKNFTWYLQTVYPEMFVPDLTPTFYGAIKNEGTKSCLDVGENNHGGKPLIMYPCHGMGGNQYFEYTSQRELRHNIGKELCLRAGLGSGSAQLGDCQYRGKPGRVPASEEWDLAQDWLIKNPATGTCLTARGKHPAMVPCNVADPHQRWSFT